In Planococcus shixiaomingii, the DNA window GGAATTTTTCGTTTGATAAACATATGCCTTATAACTCCTAAGGAATGTTCAAATTCAAAAACTTGGCATTCTCCGTTTTCAATCTCTTCATATAAGCGCCCATAGTTCTCTTCAAAATATAAATCCTGCATATGGCCCCACCAATCCTTAAGAGAGACTAGAATTTTTTCATTCTTCTCTAGTTGTTTTACTGACTTCTAATCTGTTATCCTCATAATCATTGAAAACGCTGGTTACAACAACATCAGACAAATCCATTTCACCCTCTGTATAATGGGAAATAATTTGTATCACTTATCTCGCTCTTACTTTTTTTATAATCTACAAGCAAATTATAGGCTTCTTCAATTCTCACTTTCGTTCCAACTTCAAATTCTAAAGTTTCTCTTTTTGTAAACCCACTCTTAAAACGATATAGGCTATTATTAGCGCCGCCTAAATGGAGTTCCTTCTTTCCATTTTCCGTTCCCCAACGACAAGCCTCATAAACAATTAAACTGTTGCCCGCCAAATGGAAGTACTCCGGATCATTTGCTGACAAATGATAATGAAGGTAGTCACCATGATGAATAAAGAGAGCAGCTGATACATAATTTCCTTCGTGCTTTGCACTAATGATAAATTGCTTCCCTTCTAACCTTTTGAAAGAGTCGGCTAAAAATTCTTCCGTGAACAAGTAATAATTATTAATATTATTTCTTTTTGCCATAATGTTATATAACCGATGAAATTCTTGGATACTGGCTCCAGTAAAGTCATATTCAATTTCTACGTTATTTTTCCATGCCCTTCTAACTTGTTTTCTGGAATTAGAAGAAAACTCTTCGGAGAAAAAATCGTTAACTGTCAAGTCGATAAAAACAGTGGAGCCATTGTCCTCAATATCATAAATCTTTTCAAAATCACTTTTATTTTTAAGCCAAGGGTTGAATCGGATATATTCAGCCACGATATTGTTTTTTTCACAATACTTTTGGAACTCGGCATTAAAGGAGGCGACCAGCTCTTCTTTCTTATCAGGTTCACACCTTAAGATTAATGGTCCGTTAAAGCCGTAAGGCGTGATGGTATCAAAATATATGGCATTCCCATTTTCCACAGGAACTTGCCTTAATACAAACTGATAAAAGACATGCCCAACTTCATTTTCTAATTCAAATATTTTCAACTCTCCGCCGTCTTTGCTTTCATACGACTTGCCCCATTCGGGAAGAAAATAAATATCAGGAATTTTTGTCATGGTATGGCCCCTTTCTATAACTAAAAACATTTATCCTTTTCCCATCAACTACTGATAACTCTTTCGGCTTGATAGAAGATTCAACAAATATTTTCAGCCTCTATATAACGGAAAATAGCTTATATCTCTTATCTCGTTTTCCCTTTTTTTATAGTCGACCAGGACATTGTAAATTTCCTCATTTCTCACTTTTGTCCCAACTTTAAATTCAAGAGTCTCCCTTTTCGTAAAACCTCTTTTGAATCGATAAGTATGTTCTAAAATGCCGCCCAAATGCAGTTCCTTTTTCCCGTTTTCTTTTCCCCAGCGGCACCCTTCGTATACTATCAAACTGTTGGCCGCCAAATGGAAGTACTCTGGATCATTAGCTGTTAAATGATAGTGCAGGTAATCGCCATGGTGAAGAAATAGTGAAGCTGACACGTATTTGCCTTCATGTTTTGCGCTGATGATAAATTGTTTGCCTTTTAATCTTTTAAAAGAATCAGTTAAAAATTCCTCCGTAAACAAATAATAATCATTAATATTTTGTCTTTTGGCCATAATGTTATACAATCGATGAAATTCTTGAATACTGGCTCCCGTGAAGTCATACTCGATTTCAACATTGTTTTTCCGCGCTCTTCGGACTTGCGTCCTGGAATTGGATGAAAATTCATCCGCAAAAAAATCGTCAACTGTCAAATCGATAAACACTGTAGAACCGTTATCTTTGATGTTATACACATTTTCAAAGTCGCTTTTATTGTTGAGCCACGGGTTGAATCGGATGTATTCGGCAACAATATTGTGTTTTTCACAATACTTTTGAAACTCCGCATTAAAAGAAGCGACCAGCTCTTCTCTCTTATTTGGCTCGCAGCTTATGATCACAGGTCCGCTAAAGCCATACGGCGTGATAATATCAAAATAAATGGTTTGTCCATTTTCAATAGGGATTGGCCTTAAAAGAAATTGATAAAAGACGTGCCCGATATTATTTTCAAATTCAAATATTTTTAATTCTCCTCCATCTTTGCCTTCATATGACTTTCCCCATTCGGGCAAAAAATAAATATCAGGAACATTGGTCATAGCACATTACCCTCTCCTTATAAGAAAAATATGTTTAGTTATTTAATTTCATTTGTACCGATCATATGTTTTCTTCTTTTTCAGTATTTCCGTAAAAACTTTTGCCGACGGATTGTCCCTCTACTACTACTCCATCTCGACTTAATACTTTTATGAATGTGAGTGCTATTATTTTTAAATCAATAAAAAAATTATGATTATCCACATACCATACATCCAGCTTAAAACGATTACCCCACGATAAATTATTACGCCCATTTACCTGTGCCCACCCCGTAATTCCAGGTTTGACATCATGCCTTCTCATTTGTTCCGGAGAATACCTTTCGAGGTACTCAATAGCCAAGGGCCGCGGCCCTACCAGACTCATATCTCCTTTTAGTACATTTATCAGTTCTGGAAGCTCATCTAAACTAGTGCTTCTCAAAAATCTCCCTAATTTTGTCAAACGTATATGATCCGGAAGAACCTCTCCCTTTTCATCTTTTTTGTCATTCATTGTTCGAAATTTATACATGACAAAAATACCGCCCTTGTACCCTGGCCGCTCTTGCTTAAAAATGATGGGTTTGCCCAAATTCAGATAAATTAAGAATGAAATTAAAAGTAATAATGGAGATAAAATAATCAACCCTATCAAAGAACTGCCTTTGTCAAAAAAATTTTTGATCCAGTTTTTCATTAAGCACCTCCAACATGATTAACTTGTTTATTTTCTGCTCTTTTAAAAACAGCTGACTCACCTTCTTTTGCATATTGATTATAATAAGCCTTTATTACTTGAATAATTCTCTGCATATCTTTTTCTGAATATCGTTGATCACACGGTATAGTAAGAATTTTATTAGATATGATTGCCGGATTTTCCATATCCAAGTTTTTTATGACACTGGCCACCGGCCAATGGACAGGAGGATAAATCTTATTTTTAATTAACTCTCTTTTTAGCAAATCCCTGTCATTAACGGAAATAACAAATCCTATGGGAACATCCGATGCGTTTAACTTTCCGCTCAGTATGTTAGCAGGACCTAAAATAGCCGAAAGAGCTTGGTATAGAGAATAGTAATTTTTGCGCCTTTTTTCTTTTATTTCTTTAACATCGCACGTTTCTAAAATGCTTTTCGATAAAGGGTCTATACATTCTAATTGAATAACTTGCTTATACACTCTTTCTTTCGTTTCTTCAAATAAAGTTAAAAAAATCTCTTTAAGCGGCTCTCTGCCTTCTTCTAAGAGATACTTCTCTTTTAGAGCTGCGGCATATAGACGCTTTTCTATAAGCGAATATGAGTTGAATGAAACCATAAGTTTCTTGATTTTGGCCTGATCTTCTTTATCTTCCGCTATTACGCCAGCTCCAGAAGGAATGGCCATCCATTTTCTGATGCTCGCCAATTGAAAATGTCCTAATCCAGCTTCTTCATTAAAAAAGGTATGAGTTCGGTCTTCAATTATTATTTTGTCTTTTTTCAAATTCCATAAAAACTCTAGCGTAGACACTGGTTCTCTTACATTAAAGAAATTGACTATATAAACGGCTTCATATTTTGTAAGTTTCTTTTTTAAATCATCTAAATCAATTGTTAAATCTTGGTTTATGTTGTAAAACTCTACAGCTAAATTCATTTCTTCAAAAGGCTTATAAATGCTCTCACATAAATAATTCGGCAAAAGAAAAGTAGTTATTTTCTTTTCGTTACATAACAAAGTCAGGATTGTTTTTATTGCAGCTTGACCAGAAGAAAACAAAACATAGTCTGCAATAGCTGATTTCTCCCCCCCTCTTGTAGCCATCCTTATTTCAAATTCTCCACCAATTTCCATTCGACTTCCCACCTTCAACAACTAGAATTTTGTTTTAAAGCTGATTGTTATGAATAAAGTTTCACTTATAGAGAATATTAGGAAACTCATTCCTTCAAATACAACAGTACAGAATACAGGTTAAAAGGAAGTTAAATTTTTTGCTGGCTATTAATTCAAGTTGGGAAATTTTAATTTTCAGGCTCTATATAAAGAACCGTGAAAATTTCATAAACAGTTTTAAGATAACAATGAAAAATCAAAAAAATATTATGAAAGACAAATTGCTTAAATTACATGGATTAAATTTTGATATTATGGTAAAATTCAATCAATTCAGAAATTAAAAGGTAGTTTAAAATTCTTAGCTTCTAATCATATAAGTTCACAATTAGGGGGATGAGTTGATGAAAAGAATAGGACTATTTTTGGGTATTGCTCTTTTTTGCCTTGGTGGATACCTCGTTTATTTGTTTGAATTTAAAAGTTATGATGTCGCGGATGCTGAAGTTGATGCTGTTTCTGGTGAAGAATATGTCATTACGTTATCAGATGGCTCTAAAATTGTTTTAGATGAGGAAGGAAACTTAATTCGTCGTGAAAATTCTGGGGCGGCTGGAGAGAGTGTACCTGATGACAGAGCTCTATTATTTGGATTAAAAGATTTTAAAGTAAAACCAGTCAGCAATGAAAAAGAGACAGCTTCTAAAGAAAAAATTACTCCCACTGTAGTAAAGGCTAAAGAAAATGCAGTTGCTCATAAAAAGGCAGTTTCTTTCACTGACAAGGAAAAAACAAAACAGTTAAAGAAAAAGTACGAAGTTGCTTTCAAAGATCTTGAAGAGCAGTCAACGGCGCGACTTTATAAATTGATCGATTTGGCCAGAAATGAGGTTCATCAGAAGCAAGCGAACAGTGAAAAAATTAGTTACCCTTATTTTTATAACAAGTATACAGCTGCAGCTTCCGAACTTGAAAAACAGACAGACCAGTTTTTTTACGCGCTAATTGACTCCATGGAGCAAGAGTTAAAAGCAAACGGCATGCCGAATTCGATAGCTAAAGGATATACAACAGAATACGAAAACCGAAAAGAAGAACTTCGCCGTCAACTGATGAAAAAAGCAGCAGGGATATAAACTCAAAAGCCGTCCGCAAATAACAACTGCGGACGGCTTTTGAGTTTATTAACTTCCTGTCCAGACTGCATCCCATTCATGGATTTCATAGCGTCTGGCTCCATTTTCAATATAAGGATCTTGCTTCACCATCGCCTCGCATTCCTCATAAGAGGCTGCCATGTATATGACAAGCCCTCCTGACCCGTCAACAAACCTTCCATTGCCGTAAACTTGTCCTGAGCCTCTCAGCGCCATTAAAAACTTTAAGTGCTCCTCCCTAAACTGCTGGCTCTTTTTCGCATCTAGCATCGGCAATAGGACGGCATAAAACTTTTTAATGTCAATCTGTGCCATTCAACTGTCCTCTTCCAGTTGTTTCATTTTTTCGTCAAGCAACCGGAAAGCTGTTTTAATTTGCTTTTCCGGTATATTCCGATACAAATCACCCATACTAACTTCATATGAGCATGTTGTGTCGTCCACTTCTTTCAAATAGCTCGCAATGCCAATTCCTGTTTGCTGCTGAATGTCTGAAAGAAGTTCAGCGACTTGTGCTTTTGGTTGATGAAAATGGACATGAAACATATTTGAAACAGGTTTGGGCGGCAACGTATTAACTCCGCGGCAGGCATTGAACAAGATGGCGAGTTCTTGCGCATCCTCATAATACTCGCCCATTCGATCCGCACGCTGTTCATAATAATAATCCGCGGTGACAATATACGGATAGAGGCTCATCAAATCACCGCCGTATCGCCGCTTCCAAATCTTCGCCTTTTCGATAAACTCAGAATCCCCTGCAAGGATGGCGCCAGAAATTCCGCCGATGCCTTTGTAAACCGAGAGATAGATACTGTCAAAAAGGGCACAAACTTCTTCAGCAGATTTGTTGTAATACGGCAGTACTTCTAATAACCGTGCCCCATCCAAATGCAATTTGATGCCTTTGCTTCGGCAATGTGCTGATATTTTTTCAAGTGTTTCAAAGCTTGGGAGCTGTCCGCCGATTTCTCGTTGAGGCAATTCCAACAACAAACAAGCAATCTCCTCTTTCAATCCTGTTAGATCCTCTAGTTGAATAACTCGATCTTTGTCCGCCAATAATACCGATTGGATATTATGAAGCTCTTTCAACCCGTCTTCTTCATGGATCTCTAAATGGGACAGAGGATGATAAGCTACTTTTTTCAGCGCTTTTTCATCACACCATAACCGTAAAGCAATCTGTTGGGCCATCGTTCCGCTTGGAAAAAAGACCGCTGTATCTTTTCCGGTCAATAATGCCATTTTTGCTTGAAAATCTTCAATGACTTTTCCTGATCCATATCGGTCGCTTTCAAGGTGCTCATCGACATTTTCAAAAGCTTCTTTTAATACAGATGCATTCCGTTTGCCATGGCCAACTAATTGATAGTCAGTTTGATTAAAAGTTTCTGTTAAACGACTTGTCTCACTCACACTATCCCCACCTTTAATTCAGAATACTCGAAACACTTGATAACTATACCACTTTTCGACAAATTTCATGCCTTACTGGCGAAACCCTTATAAAAAGTTATTTTTGAACTTACTACTTATTCTCGCGATAATCATTGACTCTTTACTTAAAGCCTGATTGTTGAAAAAACATTTAAATTGCCTTGCTTTTCAAAAATAAAAAATGGTACATTCAGTTAAAAATCTTAAAATCACTGAATATGCCATTAAGCAAACTATATTCAATTTTTGTTAATGCTTTTTATAAATTATGATGACTTAGCGGTTACGACGGCTTAACATCACTCAGTACGCCCACTTTCGATGCCAACAAAGTTTGGTAATATCTGTTCATTTCATGCCAAATCTGTTCATTGCTAAAGTTCTCTTCTGCCCATTTTTTCCCGTTTAATGCCATTTGATTCCGCAATTCTGAATTAGAGACAAGAGAATTGATTTTTTCTGTGATATCTTTATTGCTAGTTACATCAACAAGGTAGCCAGTTTTTCCATCAATGATCGTGTCTTTTGCTCCTGTCACATTAGAAGCAATCACAGGCAAGCCAGTAAGTGCGGCTTCTATAGAAACATTTCCAAACCCTTCACGCTTAGTTAGAAAAACAAAGATATTCATTAAGTAGTAAAAGGGAACGGGGTCCTTTTGGAATCCGGCATGAATAATGTTCGGATTTGATATAACTTCTTGTTTTACTTTCTCACTGACGGGATCTCCCTCTTCATAGTTTCCGATAATAAGCAAACGCAAATTAGCATGTGCTTTTTGTAATTCCAAGAAGGCTTCCACCATTTCTTCTATTCCTTTGTCCTTAGTCATCCGTCCTACAAATCCTAAAACAATATGCTTCTCCGTTAACCCATACTCTTTTCGCTTTTCTGCAATTCTCTCTTGAAGAACTTCTGTTTTTTGAAACCTTTCTAATTTAAAACCATTGCTGCTGCCTTTTCCAAGAATGACGACTTTGTTGTCCGGAGCAATTCCCAGCTCGACTACTCGTTGCTTCAAACTTGGCGAAACAGCCAGGACATGAGTAGCCGACGCTGCTGAAATTTTTTCCGCCGTCAAGAGAATTTGCCTTTTGATGCCGGTAGCCGTTTCCATCCGCAGTCCCCTTACTTTATAGATCCGGATAGGCACTCCGCATATATAGGCCGCCAATGTTACAAGAAGACCAGCTTTTGGTGTCCCTGCAGTTACAATATCCGGCTTCTCTTTTCGCATGACTTTTATGCATTGCATTAATGACTTAAAGTCCTTCACTAAAGAGATTTCACGCTCCATATTAACTCGTAAGACAGATACCCCTTCCTCTTCTTCAAAATCTTTGGCCGGTTCTCCCTCAGAACTTATCACCTTGACTTCATAGCCTTGACTTTGCAAATAATTTAACTGGCCTCGCATTAAATTTAAACTTATTGAACTAGTCACGGCGTGGATCACTTTGTTTCCCATTAAATCGCTCCTTTTTGTTAGCCATAGTTTTATATTCTGACGTTTCGAGTCAACTGATCGTTTTGGCTGGCATCGAATGCATTAGCAATTTTAAATGTTATTTTTAATCGAAAATTCCGTCTATTTTAGTTGTAGTATGACTAAAACTTAATAACTTCGATATAGAGGGAAATATTCTTCATCTGAATCAGCGCTAAATTCTTTATCAGCTATAATTTCGTTATACAACGTATGATCGAATATATTTTTTCCGATATAAAAATCAAATAGGTTATTATTCGTAAAAGATGTTTTGTATTTAAAAAGGCTATCGTTTTCTTGGTAACCTCCTCCTAAATGCAAAAGCATGCTGCCTTCTTTTTTGGCCACTTCAACCATAAAATCAAAAATTAAATTGTTTGGCTTGTAAGACAAGTATTCGGAGTCAGAAGCTCCTAAATGATAATGCGCAAATAATGGGGCGGTAAAAAGTATGACAGCTGAAATAATTTTTTCTCCATGGAAAACAAAAAGTAGATGTGACTTTGAAATTGGTGTATTTTTAAGTTGTTGTTCAATAAAATTTTTATTGAAATAGTAGTAGTTACTGGCATTTTTTCTATTCATAGTCTCTTTATACAACTTCCAAAACACCATGATATTTTCTGTATTTTTTTCTACTTCCCTACACTGCAATCCGTGCTTATGAGCCTTGCTAATGTTTCGCCTATTCATTTTCGAATAACTCTCTCTTATAATAGGCAACTCAAATTCCAAGTCCACTGCAGTAGTTTTACGAATGTATTGCAATTCACAGTAGCTTTCCGAATATGAGACATTATTCAACAGAGGGTGAAACCTTATTACTTCTGTCACAATGCCAGTAGACTTGCAATAAGAATGAAAAATTGATTTAAATTCTTTTAAAATTTCTTTTTCTCCCATTATAAGTGGACCACCATATCCGTATGGAGTCGTAATATCGAATAGGGGCTTTTCCATCCTCGTTTCAATTTTTCTAATGATAATTGGGTAAAT includes these proteins:
- a CDS encoding GNAT family N-acetyltransferase, which produces MTKIPDIYFLPEWGKSYESKDGGELKIFELENEVGHVFYQFVLRQVPVENGNAIYFDTITPYGFNGPLILRCEPDKKEELVASFNAEFQKYCEKNNIVAEYIRFNPWLKNKSDFEKIYDIEDNGSTVFIDLTVNDFFSEEFSSNSRKQVRRAWKNNVEIEYDFTGASIQEFHRLYNIMAKRNNINNYYLFTEEFLADSFKRLEGKQFIISAKHEGNYVSAALFIHHGDYLHYHLSANDPEYFHLAGNSLIVYEACRWGTENGKKELHLGGANNSLYRFKSGFTKRETLEFEVGTKVRIEEAYNLLVDYKKSKSEISDTNYFPLYRG
- a CDS encoding glycosyltransferase family 4 protein, whose translation is MGNKVIHAVTSSISLNLMRGQLNYLQSQGYEVKVISSEGEPAKDFEEEEGVSVLRVNMEREISLVKDFKSLMQCIKVMRKEKPDIVTAGTPKAGLLVTLAAYICGVPIRIYKVRGLRMETATGIKRQILLTAEKISAASATHVLAVSPSLKQRVVELGIAPDNKVVILGKGSSNGFKLERFQKTEVLQERIAEKRKEYGLTEKHIVLGFVGRMTKDKGIEEMVEAFLELQKAHANLRLLIIGNYEEGDPVSEKVKQEVISNPNIIHAGFQKDPVPFYYLMNIFVFLTKREGFGNVSIEAALTGLPVIASNVTGAKDTIIDGKTGYLVDVTSNKDITEKINSLVSNSELRNQMALNGKKWAEENFSNEQIWHEMNRYYQTLLASKVGVLSDVKPS
- a CDS encoding threonine aldolase family protein — translated: MSETSRLTETFNQTDYQLVGHGKRNASVLKEAFENVDEHLESDRYGSGKVIEDFQAKMALLTGKDTAVFFPSGTMAQQIALRLWCDEKALKKVAYHPLSHLEIHEEDGLKELHNIQSVLLADKDRVIQLEDLTGLKEEIACLLLELPQREIGGQLPSFETLEKISAHCRSKGIKLHLDGARLLEVLPYYNKSAEEVCALFDSIYLSVYKGIGGISGAILAGDSEFIEKAKIWKRRYGGDLMSLYPYIVTADYYYEQRADRMGEYYEDAQELAILFNACRGVNTLPPKPVSNMFHVHFHQPKAQVAELLSDIQQQTGIGIASYLKEVDDTTCSYEVSMGDLYRNIPEKQIKTAFRLLDEKMKQLEEDS
- a CDS encoding YciI family protein; the encoded protein is MAQIDIKKFYAVLLPMLDAKKSQQFREEHLKFLMALRGSGQVYGNGRFVDGSGGLVIYMAASYEECEAMVKQDPYIENGARRYEIHEWDAVWTGS
- a CDS encoding lipid II:glycine glycyltransferase FemX, coding for MTNVPDIYFLPEWGKSYEGKDGGELKIFEFENNIGHVFYQFLLRPIPIENGQTIYFDIITPYGFSGPVIISCEPNKREELVASFNAEFQKYCEKHNIVAEYIRFNPWLNNKSDFENVYNIKDNGSTVFIDLTVDDFFADEFSSNSRTQVRRARKNNVEIEYDFTGASIQEFHRLYNIMAKRQNINDYYLFTEEFLTDSFKRLKGKQFIISAKHEGKYVSASLFLHHGDYLHYHLTANDPEYFHLAANSLIVYEGCRWGKENGKKELHLGGILEHTYRFKRGFTKRETLEFKVGTKVRNEEIYNVLVDYKKRENEIRDISYFPLYRG
- a CDS encoding sugar transferase; translated protein: MKNWIKNFFDKGSSLIGLIILSPLLLLISFLIYLNLGKPIIFKQERPGYKGGIFVMYKFRTMNDKKDEKGEVLPDHIRLTKLGRFLRSTSLDELPELINVLKGDMSLVGPRPLAIEYLERYSPEQMRRHDVKPGITGWAQVNGRNNLSWGNRFKLDVWYVDNHNFFIDLKIIALTFIKVLSRDGVVVEGQSVGKSFYGNTEKEENI
- a CDS encoding GNAT family N-acetyltransferase, which produces MLNMVEEQLKMEVIRDNNRWNEVVSSFEKSDVYYTYEYCSAAAKQEGGIARLIYYKNAYGTVIYPIIIRKIETRMEKPLFDITTPYGYGGPLIMGEKEILKEFKSIFHSYCKSTGIVTEVIRFHPLLNNVSYSESYCELQYIRKTTAVDLEFELPIIRESYSKMNRRNISKAHKHGLQCREVEKNTENIMVFWKLYKETMNRKNASNYYYFNKNFIEQQLKNTPISKSHLLFVFHGEKIISAVILFTAPLFAHYHLGASDSEYLSYKPNNLIFDFMVEVAKKEGSMLLHLGGGYQENDSLFKYKTSFTNNNLFDFYIGKNIFDHTLYNEIIADKEFSADSDEEYFPLYRSY